DNA from Tripterygium wilfordii isolate XIE 37 chromosome 4, ASM1340144v1, whole genome shotgun sequence:
ATGTATAGAAGATGTCGTCAAGCACTGCAATATTGTATTAATAGATATAAATGGCATACTTACAAAGAACATGAATCTAGCTTACCTCAGGATTCTGAccaaagcaatgaagtagggcTTGGTACTCTTTGAGGTCTCCAGCCGGGGTGGAGGTGGCATGTGCATTTATGTAATTTACATCTTCTCTAGCTATTCCAGCCTGAGCTAAGGCCTTTTCTATACAGAGTATGACACCAACACCTGTTTTTATAGGGATGAAGGGGCTTCAGTTAAAGCATAAGAGTGTATAGCTTGTAAAGCTACAAGACAGTCAAAGAAACATGTAGCAGAAAGCAAGAACTAAGAGAAGGAACTTAGTAATCATTGCTTGATTAAAAAATATGATAGGAATTAAACACATCGTATTATACGTCACATCCATGACTTCAGATCAAACATAATTAATAACTATacttttcaagaaaattatTACTATTAGTGCCACATTTGAAAGCAGGACTGAATGTTTGGAATTCAAAATAATAACCTCCTCTTGGAGTCCATATATACACCAAACTGAGGTCAGGTATAGCACAAGATCAACACACAACAAGCTAACTTACAAGGTAGCAAAACAAGAACAAATTTTGAAATGGAGCAATGCAGATTAATAGAAATAAGCGAGAGAACAATTGAATCCAGATCACTTTTTCATGCTAACATAAGAATGAGTGTGTCAAAAGGCCACCTACGTTGTGCCCCCCCCAAAGGCAGTGGTTCGAATCCCCTCATCAGTGatgaaaaatcaataaatattttacttCTTTGTCTCAGTACTGTCCAGATTGTATGTACCAGTTTCCTTCCATAGAATATACCATAACATGACCTCTTGGTACCTCTAGCATAATGGAAATGACTGCATGGAGAACATTACCATCAGGGTGTGGCTCAGTCATGTGATAAGCATCACAAGTGAAGCTGCCACCAAGAAATTCTGCATAGATGTTAGCACCTCGTTTCTGCAAAAAATCATACCAACGCATAAAATTAATATGACATAAAAGTAGGTTACTGTGAGTACACACGGAAATACAAATTTAAGGATTGACTACATAACTTACGTtgtatgaaaaaataaaataacaaaggtTAAAGATCATATTGAGCATACTTTAGCATGTTCTAATTCTTCTAAAAGTAGAACACCAGCTCCTTCACCCATAACAAACCCATCACGATTCTGCATGCCAACAAAAACATGCCAAGTGAATTGAAGCATAAGTCAACCAAGACAGTAAAGGACTAAGGCTCCAGTCAATTGCCCAGAATCAACATATCAACAGAAATCATAAGAAACCTAACACGACATTGAGCAAAAGGATGATAAATGAGCTTACCATATCCCAAGGGCGGGAAGCTGTGGAGGGATCATCATTCCTTTGAGAGAGTGCCCTGCATGCCACAAAACCTCCCAAGCCTGCATCAATTACCATCACAGAAATATATAAATCTGAAAAATAAATCAACGAATACTTATAGATGAGAAACAAAGCCAGAAATGAGAAATCAGATACCAATGGGTATAATTGCAGCATCTGAGCCACCACAAAGCATCAAATCCTGCAAGTGCTTAAAAACTTCAGAAAATAGGGCGATGCATTATTAGTTATTACACTCATGAATTTCACTATACtcttgtgagaaaaaaaaagattttatttATCACAATAGATTAACAGGAAAACAAAATGCTtcaaatgaggaaaacaaaaggaattgaATGGATGACACCCACAGCTTCGCCTCTAATGATATGGTTTGCTGCATTCAATATACAAAAGTTGCTTGTAGCACACGCTGTAGATATGGAGTAGTTGGGGCCCATCCAGCCCTGCAATTTAATGAGCAGATTGGCAGTAATTCAAATAGTCAGGTATGGTTCAAGATATTTAGGTACGATTTGTGAACAACATGAAACTGACCAGATCCATCGCGAGCATTGCAGAACCCATATTTGTGGTGGCAAAAGGTACGCAAAAGGGATTCATTTTCCTATAAGAGATCCTTAAAGCTTCAATTGCATCATTGAACACCTGTTCAATAGAGATTACCAAGAAAATACAGTCAATTTCAAGTGGCATTGCGAAATGAATCGGTTCCcttgtctaatttgctagtcaGAATTTGGAGAGCATGCAGGTAAGGCACCATAGCCTAGGCTTGAATTTCCATCATGGTTCCTGGTGTAATTAAGGCATAGAGGCACTGAGTCACTATTTTACAGGTGAAAATGATTTATCACTATTTTACAGGTGAAGATGACTTATCACTAGTTTACAGTTGAAATGATTTATAATAAGAAAAGCACGAGCCACTCCTGTCATATCAGATGCAGACAAAATCAGTGCATTTGCGTTGCATATTCCCCTttcattaaaagaaacaaaaaaaaaatgcacaacaaAAATTTTAACCTTCATGCCACCCATTGCTGAGCCAATTAGAACACCACATTTCGCTttatctagttgagccattaCGTCTTCAGTAATTCCACCATCTTCCAAGGCTTTCTTTCCAGCAATAATCATGTAAAGCATGAATTTGTCCATCCTCTTGGCGAGTTTTGGAGCAACCCATCCATCTGTTGAGAAAGACTTGATCTCTCCTGCTATTTTCTAGGAAATGAAACAAGACAATTTAGAATAGAATGTCGATCAACCCTACAGAGAAGAAAAGGTGCGAAAGGGCAGGGGTTGTTTAAGAATTACCGTAGGGAACTGGGCACAGTCAAAAGTCTCTATCTCACTTATGCCACTGGCACCTTCAAGCAAATTATTGTAGAATATTTCTGGTTGATGACCAAGCGGGGTCACCACACCCATCCCAGTCACCACCACTCTTCTTTGGTTTGTAAgtggttttttctttgtttcaacTTCCTTTGCAGGTTGCACAGCTACTGCCAAGACTTCCCCTAATATCATAAATGCCAGCATGGTTATAGCTTGTAAGTAGTTGCACTTAGGCAAATTTCTTCCATACCATAATTTTGGAAGCTTCAAATGATGACCCAACAAGATTCATCTATCATGAACATTAAATGCCAAAGAAATGAGTCCTCAAAGACTTGGAACAAACTGAAAATTTTACAAGACATTTGAAGTCAAGTAGATAGTGAAAACCAATGAATTTGGTCAATTTTGTACCAGTCCGTCAGCCCAAGAAGCAAAAAACATACATTATTGTTTAGACTGGATTGCAGAAGCATGCAGCATGATTCTGTTGCTAAATGTTTActaattaaaaataacaatGAGGTCTTTAGCAACCATTAAAACAGCAATAACATCAAAGAATGCATGATCTTGGGAATTCAAAAAGTGTCCCACAATGTCTACACCTGTGTGTAGAAACACATAACTCAATCTAACCaaccaaaatactcaattaGGCCGCTTGATCCCAAAAGTTCTTGGATTCACATATTTGAACGAAAGCAAATTTCAACAGCAGAATGAAGGACAAACAATGGGCAGAATTAGCTTTCTTGAAGCAACCAAAGGAGGATGAACCAAAACCAGACACATTATTTCAATAACAGAATTACAACAGAGGACGCCATATTCACGAAAAATCCAGCTTCAAACGCATCAAAAGCTCCGAAAGCAtaatccaaaaaacaaaaatataaagggGGGGAAAAAAACGCCATGACATGACCGAGGCaccaaaaacaaataataaataaaggaaaaccTAACAAAGAAGTATGACCAAATAGTGATAAGTACCCGAACGGGAGGCTCGATTGAACCTTCTCTGCCTGCGATTCAGAGGAACACTTTTCGATCCAAACACTGAGGAGAACCCGTTACCAAGCGAGGAAAACCCATTAGAGCTATAGTACTCACTGCAGGGCTCAAAAGCCAAACAAGAGCTCATCAATTCATGAAGGCTCAATCCCAAAGAAGAGCAAGATTTCAATTCACTGCCACATTTAGCAAGCAACCTCCTCTTGCGAGCCCACCGACCGACCCTACTGGACGATGAATGGAAAGCCTGTGGGTTGACGGAGTAGTCCTTGCCGCCGCACGGGGCGGACATGCAAGCCGCCACCAGCCACGTGCACAGCGGAGACGAGAATGAAGCAGAGAACACCATTGAAGAGAACCCCACAAACTCAAATTAAAAACCCAGATTGAAGAACACCCTGATTTTCACACAAAAAGACAAATAACGAAACTACGATTTGAAACAACAACGTGAGGAAAAGCCAATCTAGGCATTGACTAAGATTGGTCTGAAAGAGATATGAAACCGAGCAGATGATAAGGGATTGAGAGTGAAGAAGACGAAAAAGGACAGAAACGGAAAACAAAGGTAAAAGTGAGTCGCATTCGATCTCCCGAGTCCGTCTATCTATGGAGTGTTGTGCACTTGTGCTTGTCGAGCCGATTCAAGAAAAAGACCAGGCGTTGGTGCAATCGGAGTCCCGACTCTTTAGTGCcaagtgctctctctctctgcgtATACGCTatgcaataaaaattaaaaataaatcaaattaaattgtcGTAGCCAACAATGACAATTAAATGATCTCTGACcagaaaaaatttataattatcgAACtcaa
Protein-coding regions in this window:
- the LOC119997662 gene encoding 3-oxoacyl-[acyl-carrier-protein] synthase II, chloroplastic-like isoform X1 → MVFSASFSSPLCTWLVAACMSAPCGGKDYSVNPQAFHSSSSRVGRWARKRRLLAKCGSELKSCSSLGLSLHELMSSCLAFEPCSEYYSSNGFSSLGNGFSSVFGSKSVPLNRRQRRFNRASRSGEVLAVAVQPAKEVETKKKPLTNQRRVVVTGMGVVTPLGHQPEIFYNNLLEGASGISEIETFDCAQFPTKIAGEIKSFSTDGWVAPKLAKRMDKFMLYMIIAGKKALEDGGITEDVMAQLDKAKCGVLIGSAMGGMKVFNDAIEALRISYRKMNPFCVPFATTNMGSAMLAMDLGWMGPNYSISTACATSNFCILNAANHIIRGEADLMLCGGSDAAIIPIGLGGFVACRALSQRNDDPSTASRPWDMNRDGFVMGEGAGVLLLEELEHAKKRGANIYAEFLGGSFTCDAYHMTEPHPDGVGVILCIEKALAQAGIAREDVNYINAHATSTPAGDLKEYQALLHCFGQNPELRVNSTKSMIGHLLGAAGGVEAVAAVQAIRTGWIHPNINLEKPDEGVDTRLLVGPKKEKLEIKAALSNSFGFGGHNSSIILAPYK
- the LOC119997662 gene encoding 3-oxoacyl-[acyl-carrier-protein] synthase II, chloroplastic-like isoform X2, producing the protein MVFSASFSSPLCTWLVAACMSAPCGGKDYSVNPQAFHSSSSRVGRWARKRSEYYSSNGFSSLGNGFSSVFGSKSVPLNRRQRRFNRASRSGEVLAVAVQPAKEVETKKKPLTNQRRVVVTGMGVVTPLGHQPEIFYNNLLEGASGISEIETFDCAQFPTKIAGEIKSFSTDGWVAPKLAKRMDKFMLYMIIAGKKALEDGGITEDVMAQLDKAKCGVLIGSAMGGMKVFNDAIEALRISYRKMNPFCVPFATTNMGSAMLAMDLGWMGPNYSISTACATSNFCILNAANHIIRGEADLMLCGGSDAAIIPIGLGGFVACRALSQRNDDPSTASRPWDMNRDGFVMGEGAGVLLLEELEHAKKRGANIYAEFLGGSFTCDAYHMTEPHPDGVGVILCIEKALAQAGIAREDVNYINAHATSTPAGDLKEYQALLHCFGQNPELRVNSTKSMIGHLLGAAGGVEAVAAVQAIRTGWIHPNINLEKPDEGVDTRLLVGPKKEKLEIKAALSNSFGFGGHNSSIILAPYK
- the LOC119997662 gene encoding 3-oxoacyl-[acyl-carrier-protein] synthase II, chloroplastic-like isoform X3, which encodes MLAFMILGEVLAVAVQPAKEVETKKKPLTNQRRVVVTGMGVVTPLGHQPEIFYNNLLEGASGISEIETFDCAQFPTKIAGEIKSFSTDGWVAPKLAKRMDKFMLYMIIAGKKALEDGGITEDVMAQLDKAKCGVLIGSAMGGMKVFNDAIEALRISYRKMNPFCVPFATTNMGSAMLAMDLGWMGPNYSISTACATSNFCILNAANHIIRGEADLMLCGGSDAAIIPIGLGGFVACRALSQRNDDPSTASRPWDMNRDGFVMGEGAGVLLLEELEHAKKRGANIYAEFLGGSFTCDAYHMTEPHPDGVGVILCIEKALAQAGIAREDVNYINAHATSTPAGDLKEYQALLHCFGQNPELRVNSTKSMIGHLLGAAGGVEAVAAVQAIRTGWIHPNINLEKPDEGVDTRLLVGPKKEKLEIKAALSNSFGFGGHNSSIILAPYK